From Saprospiraceae bacterium, one genomic window encodes:
- the corA gene encoding magnesium/cobalt transporter CorA codes for MRRRKYKPQQRQKVGLSPGSLILEREKLVENSVIVGTLYGQDHLKKGDLNTLTKSWREGEDKLWVDVKGIHDSDLLKSLGQEFGIDALALEDIQEVHQRTKINLYENGVFVLMKNVDFNSETDELKKEQVAFFVTDRLLISFQENSEESFPLIQVRMEVNRSRMRQSNTDYLLYAFMDYQIDKYFVALDEISNSLSKIEEIIYQKKHEDVSLEVFNLRNILLQIRRYINPLRDDLTKLVRSESPLIAEQNIKYIKDLEDHIVQIIEMIDNQRELLNGLRDISINQTSLSLNKDMKWLAAISTISIPILFLTGVYGMNFESMQELKWEYGYLIWWISTSVIVISLIIYFKRRKMI; via the coding sequence TTGAGAAGGCGCAAGTACAAACCACAACAAAGACAAAAAGTAGGACTTTCACCTGGATCGCTAATCCTGGAAAGAGAGAAATTGGTGGAGAACTCAGTGATTGTAGGCACACTTTATGGCCAAGATCATCTCAAAAAAGGAGATTTGAATACTCTTACAAAATCTTGGCGTGAAGGAGAAGATAAGTTGTGGGTAGATGTCAAAGGAATACATGATTCTGATTTGTTGAAATCCCTTGGCCAGGAGTTTGGAATTGATGCACTTGCTCTGGAAGATATTCAGGAAGTACATCAACGAACAAAGATCAATTTATATGAGAATGGAGTCTTTGTCCTAATGAAAAACGTTGACTTCAATTCTGAAACGGATGAATTGAAAAAGGAGCAAGTGGCTTTCTTTGTCACAGATAGACTACTTATTTCGTTCCAGGAGAATTCTGAGGAATCATTTCCATTGATCCAGGTAAGGATGGAAGTGAACCGGAGCAGAATGAGGCAGAGCAATACAGATTATTTGCTGTACGCTTTTATGGATTATCAAATTGACAAATACTTTGTAGCACTGGATGAAATTTCGAACAGTCTTTCAAAAATAGAAGAAATCATCTATCAGAAAAAACACGAAGATGTTTCTTTAGAGGTCTTCAACCTGAGAAATATCTTATTGCAAATCAGGAGATACATCAATCCATTGAGAGATGATCTTACAAAACTGGTTCGATCAGAAAGTCCTTTGATTGCAGAACAAAATATTAAATACATCAAGGATCTTGAGGACCACATCGTCCAAATCATCGAGATGATTGACAATCAAAGGGAGTTACTGAATGGCTTAAGAGATATTTCGATCAATCAAACTTCTTTATCACTAAATAAAGACATGAAATGGCTTGCCGCCATTTCCACCATCTCCATCCCAATCCTATTTTTGACAGGTGTGTATGGTATGAATTTTGAGAGCATGCAGGAGTTAAAGTGGGAATATGGATATTTGATCTGGTGGATAAGCACTTCTGTTATTGTGATCTCATTAATCATTTACTTCAAACGAAGAAAGATGATTTGA
- a CDS encoding formate--tetrahydrofolate ligase, giving the protein MNSDIEIAQSVSPQHITKIAEKLGIDVSDLYLFGQHKAKLPLHLINERNLGNCKLILVSAISPTPAGEGKTTTSIGLSEGLNKLGKKSIVVLREPSLGPVFGMKGGATGGGWSQVIPMEDINLHFTGDFAAVEKAHNLLSALIDNNLQNKKYSLGIDPRTISWKRVMDMNDRSLRKIVVGLGGSSNGIPRESGFDITVASEIMAILCLSKDIEDLKQRIGNIFIGYTFDKKPVFARDLKAQGAMAALLKHAIFPNLVQTLEGNPAIIHGGPFANIAQGTNTILATKMGMSLGEYVVTEAGFGFDLGAEKFLNIKCRTAGLSPHAAVIVATVRALKYHGGQPLKDLAEPNAKAVVKGCENLSKHLENAKQFGLPAVVAINRFVKDTDEELNAIKEQCELLGVEAVFSEVWAKGGNGALELAEKVIKLSNHQDQSFKPTYDWNDTVENKIAAICTKIYGAAKVEYSTEAKSHLKKIKSLNLSHLPICMAKTQKSFSDNPDLIGRPRDFTMTVREIEIAAGAGFLIPITGEMMRMPGLPDIPAAEGIDIDKEGNISGLF; this is encoded by the coding sequence ATGAATTCAGATATAGAAATTGCCCAGTCAGTGAGTCCCCAGCACATCACAAAGATTGCTGAAAAACTCGGAATAGATGTTTCTGACTTGTATTTATTTGGTCAACATAAAGCAAAATTGCCCCTTCATTTGATTAATGAAAGAAATTTGGGTAATTGCAAATTGATATTGGTCTCAGCCATCTCTCCGACGCCGGCTGGAGAAGGCAAAACCACAACATCCATCGGCCTATCAGAAGGTCTTAATAAATTGGGTAAAAAATCCATCGTTGTTTTAAGGGAACCTTCACTTGGGCCAGTATTTGGTATGAAAGGCGGGGCTACAGGGGGCGGGTGGTCGCAAGTGATTCCAATGGAAGACATTAATTTGCATTTTACAGGTGATTTTGCAGCGGTTGAAAAAGCCCACAATTTATTGTCAGCACTCATCGATAACAATCTTCAAAATAAAAAGTACAGTTTGGGCATCGACCCCAGGACCATCAGCTGGAAACGCGTCATGGACATGAATGATCGTTCGCTTCGTAAAATTGTAGTTGGATTGGGTGGAAGTTCAAATGGAATTCCCAGAGAGAGTGGTTTTGATATTACTGTGGCTTCAGAGATCATGGCTATTTTGTGTCTATCCAAAGACATTGAAGACCTAAAGCAGAGAATTGGAAATATATTCATTGGTTACACTTTTGACAAAAAGCCTGTTTTTGCACGTGACTTGAAGGCACAAGGAGCCATGGCGGCACTTTTAAAACATGCTATTTTCCCCAATTTGGTGCAAACCTTGGAAGGAAATCCGGCCATTATCCATGGTGGCCCTTTTGCAAACATCGCGCAAGGAACCAATACAATATTGGCTACCAAGATGGGTATGAGTTTAGGAGAATATGTGGTAACAGAAGCAGGTTTTGGTTTCGACCTGGGGGCAGAAAAATTTCTCAACATCAAATGTAGGACGGCCGGACTAAGTCCTCATGCCGCTGTAATTGTAGCTACTGTAAGAGCACTTAAATATCATGGAGGACAACCCCTGAAGGATTTGGCTGAACCAAATGCAAAGGCTGTCGTAAAAGGATGCGAAAATTTGTCCAAACACCTTGAGAATGCCAAGCAATTTGGATTGCCGGCTGTAGTAGCGATTAACCGATTTGTGAAAGATACTGATGAGGAGTTGAATGCCATTAAGGAGCAATGCGAGCTGCTCGGAGTCGAAGCTGTATTCTCTGAAGTTTGGGCCAAAGGAGGAAATGGCGCTCTTGAACTAGCGGAGAAGGTTATAAAATTAAGCAATCATCAAGACCAAAGTTTTAAGCCAACCTATGATTGGAACGATACAGTTGAAAACAAGATTGCGGCTATCTGCACCAAAATTTATGGTGCAGCAAAAGTTGAATATTCCACTGAGGCGAAGTCCCATCTGAAAAAAATTAAAAGTCTAAATCTATCCCACCTTCCTATCTGTATGGCAAAGACCCAAAAGTCCTTTTCTGATAACCCGGATCTAATCGGAAGACCAAGAGATTTTACCATGACGGTCCGTGAGATTGAAATTGCAGCTGGTGCTGGTTTTCTCATTCCCATAACCGGTGAAATGATGAGAATGCCAGGATTGCCAGACATTCCCGCTGCAGAAGGTATAGACATTGACAAGGAAGGAAATATAAGTGGATTGTTTTAG
- a CDS encoding PD40 domain-containing protein — protein MLVAKINPILIPVLLFFISCKEIRNSEGVNALNKSNPLIMNGEKHLSNVRQLTFGGNNAEAYWSFDGKKLVFQSDFKDWGASCDQIFWFLVDQDDLSKNKPNEISKNLGRTTCSYFLPGDSLIVFASTATGGAGCPHVPERKPGGKYVWPIYRDYEIYISDLQGNIIQRMTNNQFYDAEATVSPDGLKMVYTSDKSGDLELYVMDLNGKNEIQITNELGYDGGAFFSPDSKKLVFRASRPKTEEEIKEYKELLEQGLVQPTNMEIYTVNADGTDLKQITHLGKANWAPYFHPSGEKIVFSSNHASTRGFQFNLYMIHTDGTNLEQITFDSVFASFPMFSPDGKRISFSSNRNNGGNHDTNLFVADWVE, from the coding sequence ATGCTGGTAGCAAAAATTAATCCAATTTTAATTCCTGTCCTCCTATTTTTCATTAGTTGCAAAGAAATTAGAAATTCTGAAGGAGTGAATGCTTTAAATAAAAGTAATCCATTGATAATGAATGGTGAAAAGCATCTAAGCAATGTGCGCCAATTGACTTTTGGTGGAAACAACGCAGAAGCTTATTGGAGTTTTGATGGCAAAAAACTAGTGTTTCAGTCCGATTTTAAAGATTGGGGTGCCAGTTGCGATCAAATATTTTGGTTTTTAGTGGATCAAGATGACTTGTCCAAAAACAAACCAAATGAAATTTCCAAGAATTTAGGAAGAACGACCTGTTCCTATTTTCTGCCTGGAGACAGTTTGATCGTTTTTGCTTCCACAGCTACAGGCGGTGCTGGCTGTCCGCATGTCCCTGAGCGCAAACCCGGAGGAAAATATGTTTGGCCTATTTATAGGGATTATGAAATTTATATTTCTGATCTACAAGGAAATATAATCCAAAGAATGACAAACAATCAGTTTTATGATGCCGAAGCCACTGTATCTCCAGATGGTCTGAAAATGGTATATACTTCCGATAAATCAGGTGATCTCGAACTTTATGTAATGGATCTGAATGGCAAAAATGAAATTCAGATCACAAATGAGCTTGGATATGATGGGGGAGCCTTTTTCTCTCCAGATAGCAAGAAGCTGGTATTCAGGGCATCGAGACCTAAGACTGAGGAAGAGATAAAAGAATACAAGGAATTGTTGGAACAGGGTTTGGTTCAACCCACCAACATGGAAATCTATACTGTAAATGCAGATGGCACAGATTTAAAGCAAATAACTCATTTGGGTAAGGCAAATTGGGCACCTTATTTTCATCCGTCCGGTGAGAAAATCGTCTTTTCCAGCAACCACGCATCCACCCGTGGATTCCAATTTAATTTATACATGATTCATACAGATGGGACAAACTTGGAACAGATTACTTTTGATTCTGTCTTTGCGTCATTTCCTATGTTTTCACCAGATGGCAAAAGAATCTCTTTCAGCTCAAACCGCAACAATGGCGGAAATCATGACACCAATTTATTTGTGGCGGATTGGGTGGAATAA
- the rpsO gene encoding 30S ribosomal protein S15, with protein MSAYLTKEKTAEIFSQFGGTATNTGSTEGQIALFTFRIQALSDHLRVNRKDFSCKRTLLNLVGKRKQLLNYLHKSDLERYKKIIDQLGLRK; from the coding sequence ATGAGTGCTTATTTAACAAAAGAAAAAACAGCAGAGATTTTTAGTCAATTTGGTGGGACTGCGACCAATACCGGATCTACAGAAGGGCAAATTGCCCTATTTACCTTCAGAATTCAGGCCCTTTCTGATCATTTGAGAGTCAACCGCAAGGATTTTTCTTGTAAAAGGACTTTATTGAATTTGGTCGGCAAGAGAAAGCAGCTTTTGAATTATCTCCACAAATCGGATCTGGAAAGATACAAAAAAATTATTGATCAGCTTGGCTTGAGAAAGTAA
- the pnp gene encoding polyribonucleotide nucleotidyltransferase translates to MGLKTPFSTSFNLPDGREVTLETGKLATQADGSAVIRCGNTILLATVVSVKEAKEGQNFFPLSVDYQEKFASNGKIPGNFFRRETKLSEYEVLISRLVDRPIRPLFPDGYMNETQIIIYLLSAEENVPPDAFAGLAASTAMMCSNINWEGPISEVRVAKIDGQFVVNPGKSDLVNADLDIIVAATEKNLMMVEGEGNECSETDLIEAIKVGHEAIKVQCKAQHALASQLGDKVLIKRELIPPVEDEELKNMIAQTLSESIKEVAYGAFDKQIRKEKFDKIFKTFLENLKTEKGEEFMEEKAGLINKYLDKLKKEIVRDMVLSTGKRLDGRTSKEIRPIWTEINSLPSPHGAAIFNRGETQSLTTVTLGTKDDEMLVDNALEFYNEKFMLHYNFPPFCVGEAKFLRAPSRREVGHANLAGRSIKKLIPSEFPYTVRIVSDILESNGSSSMATVCAGSLALMDAGVPIKSAIAGIAMGLIADETGRIAILSDILGDEDALGDMDFKLTGTRNGICGTQMDMKIDGLSYEILENALLQAKEGRLHILDKMDESITQPREDFKPHAPRIVEMIIDKSFIGAVIGPGGKIIQEMQAKTGTKINIEEVGETGVINIASSNKEAIEAAVKMIKAITFTPQIGDVYDAKVVSLFPFGAFVDFSGKSGLLHISEISHKRVDKVEDVLKVGDMVKVKLIGTDPKTGKLRLSSKVLYSKDGQLLDSTSSN, encoded by the coding sequence ATGGGACTAAAGACTCCATTTTCCACTTCATTTAATCTTCCTGATGGCAGGGAGGTAACGCTCGAAACGGGTAAACTTGCAACTCAAGCTGATGGTTCAGCTGTGATCAGATGCGGAAACACCATATTACTGGCGACCGTAGTTTCTGTGAAGGAAGCAAAAGAAGGCCAAAATTTTTTTCCACTGTCCGTGGACTATCAGGAAAAATTTGCCTCCAATGGCAAGATTCCGGGCAACTTCTTCAGACGTGAAACCAAACTGTCCGAATATGAAGTCCTGATCTCGCGATTGGTGGACAGACCCATCCGACCTCTATTTCCGGATGGTTATATGAACGAAACCCAAATTATCATTTACCTTTTGTCTGCAGAAGAGAATGTTCCGCCGGATGCTTTTGCTGGCTTGGCTGCTTCCACCGCGATGATGTGCTCCAATATCAATTGGGAAGGTCCTATTTCAGAAGTGAGAGTGGCTAAAATCGATGGTCAATTTGTGGTGAACCCCGGGAAATCTGATTTGGTCAATGCAGACCTCGATATCATTGTCGCGGCGACAGAAAAAAACCTGATGATGGTGGAAGGAGAAGGCAATGAATGCAGTGAAACGGATCTGATCGAAGCGATAAAGGTGGGCCACGAAGCAATTAAAGTGCAGTGCAAGGCCCAACACGCACTTGCATCACAACTTGGAGACAAAGTGCTGATCAAAAGAGAACTGATTCCTCCAGTCGAAGACGAGGAATTAAAAAATATGATTGCTCAAACCTTGTCTGAATCCATCAAAGAAGTGGCATATGGTGCGTTTGACAAGCAGATCAGAAAAGAAAAATTTGATAAGATATTCAAGACCTTTCTGGAGAATCTGAAAACCGAGAAAGGGGAGGAGTTTATGGAGGAGAAAGCTGGCCTGATTAACAAGTACCTCGACAAACTTAAAAAAGAGATTGTTCGGGACATGGTTCTCAGTACCGGCAAACGTCTTGACGGAAGAACCAGCAAGGAAATCAGACCTATTTGGACAGAAATCAATAGTCTTCCTTCGCCGCATGGGGCTGCTATTTTTAATCGGGGTGAAACCCAATCACTAACTACGGTAACTCTTGGTACCAAGGACGATGAGATGTTAGTGGATAATGCCCTGGAATTCTACAATGAGAAGTTTATGCTTCATTACAATTTTCCTCCATTTTGTGTGGGAGAAGCAAAATTCTTAAGAGCACCCAGCAGGAGAGAAGTAGGACACGCCAATCTCGCCGGACGTTCCATTAAAAAATTAATTCCTTCCGAATTTCCATATACAGTAAGAATCGTATCTGATATTCTCGAATCAAATGGTTCATCATCGATGGCTACTGTATGTGCAGGTTCTTTGGCTTTAATGGATGCTGGAGTTCCCATAAAATCCGCTATCGCAGGTATTGCCATGGGGCTTATCGCAGATGAAACTGGTCGCATTGCCATACTTTCTGATATTTTAGGGGATGAAGATGCGTTGGGAGACATGGACTTTAAATTGACTGGAACCCGCAATGGAATTTGCGGAACACAGATGGACATGAAAATAGATGGTCTCTCTTATGAAATTCTCGAGAATGCTTTGTTGCAGGCAAAAGAGGGTCGTCTTCACATCCTGGACAAAATGGATGAATCCATAACTCAGCCAAGAGAAGATTTCAAACCTCATGCTCCCAGAATTGTAGAAATGATCATCGATAAGAGTTTTATTGGAGCTGTAATTGGACCCGGAGGTAAAATCATTCAGGAAATGCAGGCAAAAACAGGGACCAAAATCAATATTGAAGAAGTGGGTGAAACTGGGGTAATCAATATCGCCAGTAGCAACAAAGAAGCGATTGAAGCTGCAGTTAAGATGATTAAGGCAATTACTTTTACACCTCAAATCGGGGATGTATACGATGCTAAGGTGGTTTCTCTATTTCCATTTGGAGCTTTTGTCGATTTTTCAGGTAAGAGCGGTTTGTTGCATATTAGCGAGATTTCACATAAGCGGGTAGATAAAGTGGAGGATGTGCTCAAGGTCGGTGACATGGTTAAAGTAAAATTAATTGGCACAGATCCCAAAACCGGAAAATTGAGATTGTCTAGTAAGGTTTTATATTCCAAAGACGGCCAGTTATTGGACTCAACTTCATCCAATTGA
- a CDS encoding phosphoribosylaminoimidazolesuccinocarboxamide synthase: MLPEEVSIQSTDFKFKNLIGKYQGKVRDVYDIGDLLIMIATDRISAFDHILPRPIPSKGQVLNQISQYFLESVRDICPVWLTSVPDPNVSIGHKCKPIAIEMVVRGYLAGHAWRTYQSGQRILCGELLPDHLKEGQAFDQPIITPTTKASEGHDQDISYDELIKQKIVSKDILDEMYRCSLLLYQRGQQMASDKGLILVDTKYEFGLHQNKLTLMDEIHTPDSSRYYLLEGYEERLNSNEPQKQLSKEFVREWLIRHQFQGLDEQFMPHFPDGFVWEISDRYIQLYEKITGTPFVNQANPFILNRIQKNLQDFLI; encoded by the coding sequence ATGTTACCTGAGGAGGTTTCTATTCAATCGACGGATTTTAAGTTTAAAAATCTTATCGGAAAATATCAAGGTAAAGTCAGGGATGTCTATGACATCGGGGATTTGCTGATTATGATAGCAACGGACAGGATTTCTGCTTTTGACCATATTCTACCGAGACCAATTCCATCGAAAGGGCAAGTTTTAAATCAAATCTCTCAATATTTTCTGGAATCAGTAAGAGATATTTGCCCAGTCTGGCTAACATCGGTTCCAGATCCAAACGTAAGTATTGGACATAAATGCAAACCGATAGCCATAGAAATGGTAGTCAGAGGTTATCTGGCCGGGCACGCCTGGAGAACTTATCAGTCGGGACAAAGAATACTATGTGGAGAATTGTTGCCAGATCATCTTAAAGAAGGACAGGCCTTTGATCAGCCCATTATTACTCCAACAACCAAGGCGTCAGAAGGCCACGATCAGGATATTTCTTATGATGAATTGATAAAACAAAAGATCGTTTCAAAAGATATTTTGGATGAGATGTACCGATGCTCATTGCTTTTATATCAAAGAGGACAGCAAATGGCATCTGACAAAGGTTTGATTTTGGTGGACACCAAATACGAGTTTGGATTACATCAAAACAAACTGACATTGATGGATGAAATACATACTCCGGATAGTTCGAGGTACTACCTGTTGGAAGGATATGAAGAAAGACTAAATAGCAATGAACCTCAAAAACAACTATCCAAAGAATTTGTGAGAGAATGGCTTATAAGACATCAATTTCAGGGATTAGATGAACAATTTATGCCTCACTTTCCCGATGGATTTGTTTGGGAAATAAGTGATCGATATATTCAGCTTTATGAAAAAATTACGGGTACTCCATTTGTCAATCAGGCCAATCCATTTATTTTAAACAGGATTCAAAAAAATCTACAGGATTTTTTGATTTAA
- a CDS encoding electron transfer flavoprotein subunit beta/FixA family protein → MKILVCISKTPDTTSKISFDSSGKKFIEEGIQYILNPYDEWYALVRAIELKEQLGGEVHAIHVGSGSSDMVIRKALAIGADIAFRIDAEPIDSQFTSTQIAAFAKDKSYDLILLGKETIDYNGSEVGSMLAAMLDMTYLSYANKLELDGQKATAHLEVEGGVEVVETNLPCVISAAKGMAEQRIPNMKGIMDAKKKPLEVLSPVPYTPTVEYIQFILPPSKTQVEMIAADDIDRLVSILKDDLKLF, encoded by the coding sequence ATGAAGATATTGGTTTGTATCAGCAAAACACCGGATACTACCTCAAAGATAAGCTTTGATTCCTCCGGTAAAAAATTTATCGAAGAAGGGATTCAATATATACTAAACCCTTATGATGAATGGTATGCGTTGGTGAGGGCGATTGAACTAAAAGAGCAATTGGGAGGAGAAGTCCATGCGATCCATGTCGGTAGTGGATCTTCTGATATGGTGATCAGAAAAGCTCTTGCTATTGGTGCTGATATTGCTTTTAGAATTGATGCAGAACCAATCGATTCTCAATTTACTTCTACTCAAATTGCTGCATTTGCAAAAGATAAAAGCTATGATCTTATCCTCTTGGGTAAGGAAACAATCGATTATAATGGTTCAGAAGTTGGCTCTATGTTGGCAGCGATGCTTGATATGACCTACCTTTCCTATGCCAACAAGTTGGAGTTGGATGGACAAAAGGCCACTGCACATTTGGAGGTAGAAGGAGGGGTAGAAGTGGTAGAAACAAATTTGCCTTGTGTCATATCCGCTGCTAAAGGTATGGCAGAACAAAGAATTCCAAACATGAAAGGAATCATGGATGCCAAGAAAAAACCTTTGGAAGTCTTAAGTCCTGTACCATATACTCCTACTGTTGAATACATTCAATTTATATTGCCACCTTCTAAGACCCAGGTTGAAATGATAGCTGCCGATGACATTGATCGTTTGGTGAGCATATTAAAAGACGATCTTAAATTATTTTAA
- a CDS encoding electron transfer flavoprotein subunit alpha/FixB family protein: protein MIIVFLEHKAGQIKKLSLEALEMAHQLASTEGISYKAMVIGNEVLSPNPGNYGAKELIRIATNEKLSSDQIASVCFNVVQSLQPKYFIAGLSTLMKGIGGQIAIKTQSSLISGVSAFRRDSGKSIFKKSVFSGKAFAELSPISDKTVLTVMANCFNSTIKSEELATENTMTFGIPSAKIQSIETRLIQGKTPLTEAAVVVSAGRGLKDPSNWGMIEELADLLGATTACSRPVADVGWRPHHEHVGQTGIAIRPNVYIAIGISGAIQHLAGVNNSRKILVINKDPEAPFFKAADYGVCGDLFEVVPKLNQAIKKLKN, encoded by the coding sequence ATGATCATTGTATTTCTAGAACACAAAGCCGGTCAAATAAAAAAGCTGAGTTTGGAAGCATTGGAAATGGCCCACCAATTGGCTTCAACAGAAGGAATAAGCTATAAAGCGATGGTTATTGGAAATGAGGTACTGAGTCCCAATCCAGGTAATTATGGAGCTAAAGAATTAATCAGGATTGCTACAAATGAAAAATTATCTTCTGATCAGATTGCATCTGTTTGCTTCAATGTAGTTCAATCATTGCAACCAAAGTATTTTATAGCAGGATTGAGTACCCTTATGAAAGGGATTGGTGGGCAAATTGCTATAAAGACACAGTCCAGTTTGATATCGGGTGTGAGTGCCTTCCGGAGAGATTCCGGAAAGAGCATCTTTAAAAAATCTGTTTTCTCCGGAAAAGCTTTTGCTGAGCTTTCTCCGATCTCCGATAAAACTGTTTTAACAGTTATGGCAAACTGCTTCAATTCAACCATAAAATCTGAAGAACTGGCGACGGAGAATACGATGACTTTTGGTATTCCTTCTGCGAAAATTCAAAGTATCGAAACGAGATTAATTCAAGGAAAAACTCCATTGACAGAGGCAGCTGTCGTAGTGAGTGCAGGCAGAGGACTAAAGGATCCGTCTAACTGGGGTATGATTGAAGAATTGGCCGATTTATTAGGAGCTACTACAGCTTGTTCACGACCTGTTGCCGATGTGGGTTGGAGACCTCACCACGAACATGTGGGGCAAACAGGCATAGCCATCAGGCCAAACGTGTATATTGCAATAGGAATCTCAGGGGCCATCCAGCATCTCGCTGGTGTAAACAATTCCAGAAAAATCCTTGTTATCAACAAAGACCCTGAAGCTCCTTTTTTCAAAGCCGCAGATTATGGTGTTTGTGGTGATCTGTTTGAGGTGGTTCCAAAATTAAATCAAGCCATTAAAAAGCTAAAAAACTAA
- a CDS encoding bifunctional nuclease family protein codes for MAKVQLEIIALSHSVTQSQNYAVVLGEIGGTRRLPIVIGGFEAQAIAVVLERMNPNRPLTHDLFRNTLNAFQIDIQEIIINDLVEGIFFSKLICEKEGEVIEIDSRTSDALAMAVRFNCPIYTYESILEEAGVIFEESEEISNAKEEMKAKSKTIGFDRYTSEELNNLLKDVLAEEDYEKAALIRDELNKRK; via the coding sequence ATGGCAAAAGTACAACTGGAAATTATAGCACTCTCTCATTCTGTTACCCAAAGTCAAAACTACGCTGTTGTTTTGGGAGAAATCGGAGGTACCAGGCGCTTGCCAATTGTCATAGGTGGATTTGAAGCTCAGGCTATTGCAGTTGTATTGGAAAGAATGAATCCCAATCGCCCTTTAACCCATGACCTTTTTAGAAACACTTTAAATGCTTTTCAAATTGATATTCAGGAAATTATCATAAATGACCTCGTGGAAGGTATATTTTTCTCAAAATTGATCTGTGAGAAAGAGGGAGAGGTAATTGAAATTGACTCCAGAACATCTGATGCATTGGCAATGGCTGTTCGATTCAATTGCCCTATTTATACGTATGAGTCTATCTTAGAAGAAGCAGGAGTGATTTTTGAGGAATCAGAGGAAATTAGCAATGCCAAAGAAGAAATGAAAGCCAAATCAAAAACAATAGGATTTGATCGCTATACTTCTGAAGAACTCAATAATTTGCTAAAGGATGTGCTTGCAGAAGAAGATTATGAAAAAGCGGCCTTAATTAGAGATGAGCTTAACAAAAGAAAGTAA
- a CDS encoding threonine aldolase, with the protein MINLISDTVTKPTKGMLDAMYKAELGDDVFKEDPTVRVLEEKMADMFGHKSALFCPSGTMANQIAIKLLTRPLDEMICDISSHVYQFEVGGYAFHSQIAVNPLAGDHGLLSAELIKSNIKPLYDWLPRTKLVVLENSANRAGGNVYPADLIQEIYNCCSEYQLRLHLDGARIFNAMLVSNISSQWIGSKFHTISICLSKGLGAPVGSVLLGPTELIEEARRIRKVMGGGMRQVGILAAAGIYALDHHVDRLVEDHQHAQLLEQALLNHPCIENVLPVKTNIVIFELKEKYKADIWVDKLKNEGINSAAFGNNKIRWVTHLDIDRQMIDQVIEIIGKLR; encoded by the coding sequence ATGATTAACCTGATTAGTGATACAGTAACAAAACCAACAAAGGGAATGTTGGACGCCATGTACAAGGCTGAGTTGGGTGATGATGTTTTTAAAGAAGATCCAACGGTTCGGGTTTTGGAAGAGAAAATGGCTGATATGTTTGGTCATAAGTCTGCCTTGTTTTGTCCATCGGGAACGATGGCCAATCAAATTGCAATAAAATTATTAACCAGGCCTTTGGATGAAATGATTTGTGACATCAGCTCCCATGTATATCAGTTCGAAGTAGGCGGATATGCGTTTCACAGTCAGATAGCCGTAAATCCTTTAGCAGGTGATCATGGATTGCTTTCAGCAGAGTTGATTAAATCCAATATAAAGCCTTTGTACGACTGGTTACCCAGGACTAAATTGGTCGTTTTGGAAAATTCAGCAAACAGAGCTGGTGGAAATGTTTATCCCGCAGATCTTATTCAAGAAATTTACAATTGTTGTTCAGAATACCAATTGAGATTGCATTTAGATGGGGCCAGAATATTCAATGCAATGCTTGTCTCAAATATTTCTAGTCAATGGATTGGATCGAAATTCCATACCATTAGCATCTGTCTCTCAAAAGGACTTGGCGCTCCGGTTGGTTCAGTTTTGTTGGGTCCAACTGAACTAATTGAAGAAGCCAGGAGGATTAGAAAAGTGATGGGAGGAGGAATGAGACAGGTTGGAATACTTGCAGCCGCAGGTATTTATGCGTTAGATCACCACGTCGATCGACTGGTCGAAGACCATCAGCATGCCCAATTACTAGAGCAAGCCTTGCTCAACCATCCCTGTATCGAAAATGTGTTACCGGTTAAAACAAACATTGTCATTTTTGAATTGAAAGAAAAATACAAAGCAGATATTTGGGTCGATAAGTTAAAAAATGAAGGAATAAATTCTGCTGCTTTTGGTAACAATAAAATTCGTTGGGTCACTCATCTCGACATTGATAGACAAATGATTGATCAGGTTATTGAAATTATAGGAAAATTAAGATAG